In the genome of Mucisphaera calidilacus, one region contains:
- the hemL gene encoding glutamate-1-semialdehyde 2,1-aminomutase, translating into MSTATDLNVASRRAASASAFARAQDLMPGGVSSPVRAYKAVGGDPVYIRSGKGAVVTDLDGLEYVDYVGSYGPLILGHAPDTVLAALSKAAARGTTFGMPTEAESTLAAMVIDAVPSVEMVRFVNSGTEAAMSAIRLARAATGRPAIVKCTGCYHGHSDALLVEAGSGALTLGQPSSPGVPKDITQNTLLVPFNDLEAARAVFEAHPDQIAAFAVEPVGGNMGCVPPVEGYLEGLRSLCDEFGAMLLFDEVMTGFRVARGGAQELYAVTPDLTCLGKVIGGGLPCAAYGGRRDLMEQVAPAGPMYQAGTLSGNPLAMAAGIATLAELENPDLYGQLESTTRQLAEGLATRAERAGVPVQIARVGSMLCVFFAESPVLSYEQAVRCRTDRFAAFFNAMLERGVILPPSQYECWFISAAHDGELIKQTLQAAEHGFAAAVEIA; encoded by the coding sequence ATGAGCACAGCAACCGACCTCAACGTTGCCTCCAGGCGGGCCGCATCCGCCTCGGCCTTCGCCCGGGCACAGGACCTTATGCCGGGCGGCGTCTCCTCGCCGGTCCGGGCTTACAAGGCGGTTGGCGGCGACCCCGTCTACATCCGCAGCGGCAAGGGGGCCGTCGTCACCGACCTGGACGGGCTGGAGTACGTCGACTACGTCGGCTCCTACGGCCCGCTGATCCTGGGCCACGCTCCCGACACGGTCCTCGCGGCCCTCTCCAAGGCAGCGGCCCGGGGTACCACTTTCGGCATGCCGACCGAGGCCGAGTCCACGCTGGCCGCGATGGTGATCGACGCCGTCCCCTCGGTCGAGATGGTGCGTTTTGTCAACTCCGGCACCGAAGCCGCGATGTCGGCCATCCGCCTGGCCCGAGCCGCGACCGGACGCCCCGCCATCGTCAAGTGCACCGGCTGCTATCACGGCCACAGCGACGCGCTGCTCGTCGAGGCCGGGTCGGGTGCCCTGACGCTCGGCCAGCCCAGTTCGCCGGGTGTGCCGAAGGACATTACTCAGAACACTTTGCTGGTCCCCTTCAATGATCTGGAAGCGGCCCGCGCGGTATTCGAGGCCCACCCGGATCAGATCGCGGCCTTCGCCGTCGAGCCTGTCGGCGGCAACATGGGCTGCGTGCCCCCGGTCGAGGGGTATCTGGAAGGGCTGCGGTCGCTCTGCGATGAGTTCGGGGCGATGTTGCTCTTCGACGAGGTGATGACCGGGTTCCGGGTCGCCCGAGGTGGAGCCCAGGAGCTGTACGCCGTCACCCCCGATCTGACCTGTCTCGGAAAGGTCATCGGCGGCGGGCTGCCCTGTGCCGCCTATGGCGGCCGTCGTGATCTGATGGAGCAGGTGGCGCCCGCGGGGCCGATGTACCAGGCCGGCACGCTTTCGGGCAATCCTCTGGCCATGGCCGCGGGCATCGCCACGCTGGCCGAGCTTGAGAACCCCGACCTCTACGGGCAGCTCGAGAGCACCACGCGACAACTCGCCGAGGGGCTTGCTACCCGAGCGGAAAGGGCTGGCGTGCCCGTGCAGATCGCTCGGGTCGGGTCGATGCTCTGTGTCTTCTTCGCCGAGAGCCCGGTGCTCAGCTACGAGCAGGCCGTCCGCTGCCGGACCGATCGTTTTGCCGCCTTCTTCAACGCCATGCTCGAGCGTGGCGTCATCCTGCCGCCGAGCCAGTACGAATGCTGGTTCATCTCCGCCGCACACGATGGCGAGCTGATCAAGCAGACGCTTCAGGCGGCCGAGCACGGGTTTGCCGCCGCCGTGGAGATCGCGTAA
- the rpsO gene encoding 30S ribosomal protein S15 — MTITAERRSELIADYRREEKDTGSPQVQVAILTDRIKGLTEHLKSHKHDYASRRGLLQMVSRRTRLLRYLARTDAPAYRELIGRLGLRR; from the coding sequence ATGACGATTACCGCAGAACGCCGCTCCGAATTGATCGCCGACTACCGGCGTGAGGAAAAGGATACCGGCTCACCTCAGGTTCAGGTGGCGATCCTCACCGATCGCATCAAAGGCCTGACCGAGCATCTCAAGTCTCACAAGCACGACTACGCCTCACGCCGTGGTCTGCTCCAGATGGTTTCCAGGCGGACGCGTCTGCTCCGCTATCTCGCCCGCACCGACGCTCCGGCCTACCGCGAGCTGATCGGTCGTCTGGGCCTGCGTCGCTGA